One Homo sapiens chromosome 3, GRCh38.p14 Primary Assembly genomic window carries:
- the GRAMD1C gene encoding protein Aster-C isoform X4, which translates to MNIFLWTKAALQILLMKYAAGHGLVIRCLPEFRTLGRSTLAPSGQIENVPEKDLHGRLFINRIFHISADRMFELLFTSSRFMQKFASSRNIIDVVSTPWTAELGGDQLRTMTYTIVLNSPLTGKCTAATEKQTLYKESREARFYLVDSEVLTHDVPYHDYFYTVNRYCIIRSSKQKCRLRVSTDLKYRKQPWGLVKSLIEKNSWSSLEDYFKQLESDLLIEESVLNQAIEDPGKLTGLRRRRRTFNRTAETVPKLSSQHSSGDVGLGAKGDITGKKKEMENYNVTLIVVMSIFVLLLVLLNVTLFLKLSKIEHAAQSFYRLRLQEEKSLNLASDMVSRAETIQKNKDQAHRLKGVLRDSIVMLEQLKSSLIMLQKTFDLLNKNKTGMAVES; encoded by the exons atgaatatcttTCTCTGGACAAAAGCAGCACTTCAGATTCTGTTGATGAAG TATGCAGCTGGGCATGGATTAGTCATACGCTGTTTACCTGAATTTAGGACTTTAGGAAGATCTACTCTGGCCCCCAGTGGCCAAATAG AAAATGTTCCTGAGAAAGATCTTCATGGAAGACTTTTTATCAACCGTATTTTTCATATCAGTGCTGACAGAATGTTTGAATTGCTCTTTACCAGTTCACGCTTTATGCAGAAATTTGCCAGTTCTAGAAATATAATAG atGTAGTATCTACCCCTTGGACTGCAGAACTTGGAGGTGATCAGCTGAGAACGATGACCTACACTATAGTCCTTAATAGTCCACTTACTGGAAAATGCACTGCTGCCACTGAAAAGCAG ACACTGTATAAAGAAAGTCGGGAAGCACGATTTTATTTGGTAGATTCAGAAGTACTGACACATGATGTCCCCTACCATGATTACTTCTATACCGTGAACAGATACTGTATCATCCGATCTTCAAAACAGAAATGCAGGCTAAG AGTTTCCACAGatttgaaatacagaaaacagcCATGGGGCCTTGTCAAATCTTTAATTGAAAAGAATTCCTGGAGTTCTTTGGAGGACTATTTCAAACAGCTtg aatcaGATTTGTTAATTGAAGAATCTGTATTAAATCAGGCCATTGAAGACCCTGGAAAACTTACTGGCCTACGAAGGAGAAGGCGAACCTTCAACCGAACAGCAGAAACAGTTCCTAAACTTTCCTCTCAGCATTCCTCTGGAGATGTGGGCTTAGGTGCCAAAGGGGATATTACAG gaaagaaaaaggaaatggaaaactaTAACGTCACTCTTATTGTGGTAATGAGTATTTT TGTGTTGTTATTAGTTTTGTTGAATGTGACACTGTTTCTGAAGCTGTCAAAGATAGAACATGCTGCTCAGTCCTTTTACCGTCTCCGCCTCCAAGAAGAGAAATCTTTAAA tttagcCTCTGATATGGTGTCAAGAGCAGAAACTATTCAGAAGAATAAAGATCAGGCCCATCGTTTAAAGGGAGTGCTCCGAGACTCCATAGTGATGCTTGAACAG
- the GRAMD1C gene encoding protein Aster-C isoform 2 (isoform 2 is encoded by transcript variant 2) — MENLSLSIEDVQPRSPGRSSLDDSGERDEKLSKSISFTSESISRVSETESFDGNSSKGGLGKEESQNEKQTKKSLLPTLEKKLTRVPSKSLDLNKNEYLSLDKSSTSDSVDEENVPEKDLHGRLFINRIFHISADRMFELLFTSSRFMQKFASSRNIIDVVSTPWTAELGGDQLRTMTYTIVLNSPLTGKCTAATEKQTLYKESREARFYLVDSEVLTHDVPYHDYFYTVNRYCIIRSSKQKCRLRVSTDLKYRKQPWGLVKSLIEKNSWSSLEDYFKQLESDLLIEESVLNQAIEDPGKLTGLRRRRRTFNRTAETVPKLSSQHSSGDVGLGAKGDITGKKKEMENYNVTLIVVMSIFVLLLVLLNVTLFLKLSKIEHAAQSFYRLRLQEEKSLNLASDMVSRAETIQKNKDQAHRLKGVLRDSIVMLEQLKSSLIMLQKTFDLLNKNKTGMAVES; from the exons ATGGAAAACTTGTCACTGTCGATTGAGGATGTGCAGCCAAG AAGTCCAGGAAGAAGCAGCTTGGATGACTCTGGGGAGAGAGATGAAAAATTATCCAAGTCAATCAGTTTTACCAGTGAATCAATTAGTCGGGTTTCAGAAACAGAGTCATTCGATGGAAATTCATCAAAAGGA GGATTAGGCAAAGAGGAGTCCCAAAATGAGAAACAGACCAAAAAGAGTCTCTTACCAACTTTGGAAAAGAAGTTAACTAGAGTGCCATCAAAGTCACTGGacttgaataaaaatgaatatcttTCTCTGGACAAAAGCAGCACTTCAGATTCTGTTGATGAAG AAAATGTTCCTGAGAAAGATCTTCATGGAAGACTTTTTATCAACCGTATTTTTCATATCAGTGCTGACAGAATGTTTGAATTGCTCTTTACCAGTTCACGCTTTATGCAGAAATTTGCCAGTTCTAGAAATATAATAG atGTAGTATCTACCCCTTGGACTGCAGAACTTGGAGGTGATCAGCTGAGAACGATGACCTACACTATAGTCCTTAATAGTCCACTTACTGGAAAATGCACTGCTGCCACTGAAAAGCAG ACACTGTATAAAGAAAGTCGGGAAGCACGATTTTATTTGGTAGATTCAGAAGTACTGACACATGATGTCCCCTACCATGATTACTTCTATACCGTGAACAGATACTGTATCATCCGATCTTCAAAACAGAAATGCAGGCTAAG AGTTTCCACAGatttgaaatacagaaaacagcCATGGGGCCTTGTCAAATCTTTAATTGAAAAGAATTCCTGGAGTTCTTTGGAGGACTATTTCAAACAGCTtg aatcaGATTTGTTAATTGAAGAATCTGTATTAAATCAGGCCATTGAAGACCCTGGAAAACTTACTGGCCTACGAAGGAGAAGGCGAACCTTCAACCGAACAGCAGAAACAGTTCCTAAACTTTCCTCTCAGCATTCCTCTGGAGATGTGGGCTTAGGTGCCAAAGGGGATATTACAG gaaagaaaaaggaaatggaaaactaTAACGTCACTCTTATTGTGGTAATGAGTATTTT TGTGTTGTTATTAGTTTTGTTGAATGTGACACTGTTTCTGAAGCTGTCAAAGATAGAACATGCTGCTCAGTCCTTTTACCGTCTCCGCCTCCAAGAAGAGAAATCTTTAAA tttagcCTCTGATATGGTGTCAAGAGCAGAAACTATTCAGAAGAATAAAGATCAGGCCCATCGTTTAAAGGGAGTGCTCCGAGACTCCATAGTGATGCTTGAACAG